Proteins encoded together in one Streptomyces sp. B1I3 window:
- a CDS encoding acyl-CoA dehydrogenase family protein — MSTPESAKPSKLPSFDPHDPIGIDDLLDPEDLAIRDTVRTWATDRVLPHIAEWYENGELPGIRELARELGSLGALGMSLRGYGCAGASAVQYGLACLELEAADSGIRSLVSVQGSLAMYAIHRFGSEEQKQRWLPGMASGEIIGCFGLTEPDHGSDPAGMRTYAERDGDDWVLTGRKMWITNGSVAGVAVVWAQTGEAGGGSGIRGFVVPTDSPGFSAPEIRHKWSLRASVTSELVMDGVRLPADAVLPEVTGLRGPLSCLGHARYGIVWGAMGAARASFEAALDYARTREQFGRPIGGFQLTQAKLADMALELHKGILLAHHLGRRMDAGRLRPEQVSFGKLNNVREAIEICRTSRTILGANGISLEYPVMRHATNLESVLTYEGTVEMHQLVLGKALTGLDAFR; from the coding sequence AGCTGCCCTCCTTCGATCCCCATGACCCCATCGGCATCGACGATCTCCTCGACCCCGAGGACCTCGCGATCCGCGACACGGTGCGCACCTGGGCCACCGACCGCGTGCTGCCGCACATCGCCGAGTGGTACGAGAACGGCGAACTCCCCGGCATCCGGGAGCTGGCCCGTGAGCTGGGCTCCCTCGGCGCGCTCGGCATGTCCCTGCGGGGATACGGCTGCGCGGGCGCGAGCGCGGTCCAGTACGGACTGGCCTGCCTGGAACTCGAGGCGGCCGACTCCGGGATCCGCTCCCTGGTCTCCGTCCAGGGTTCCCTGGCCATGTACGCCATCCACCGCTTCGGATCCGAGGAGCAGAAGCAGCGCTGGCTTCCCGGCATGGCGTCCGGCGAGATCATCGGCTGCTTCGGGCTCACCGAGCCGGACCACGGGTCCGATCCGGCGGGCATGCGGACGTACGCCGAGCGGGACGGGGACGACTGGGTCCTCACCGGGCGCAAGATGTGGATCACCAACGGCTCGGTCGCCGGGGTCGCCGTCGTCTGGGCGCAGACCGGCGAGGCCGGTGGCGGATCCGGTATCCGCGGGTTCGTCGTCCCGACGGACAGCCCCGGCTTCTCGGCGCCGGAGATCAGGCACAAGTGGTCGCTGCGCGCCTCGGTCACCAGTGAGCTGGTCATGGACGGTGTACGTCTGCCCGCAGACGCCGTCCTGCCCGAGGTCACCGGCCTGCGCGGCCCGCTCAGCTGCCTCGGCCACGCCCGGTACGGCATCGTCTGGGGGGCCATGGGCGCGGCGCGCGCCAGCTTCGAGGCGGCCCTGGACTACGCGAGGACCCGCGAGCAGTTCGGCAGGCCGATCGGCGGGTTCCAGCTGACCCAGGCCAAGCTGGCGGACATGGCGCTGGAACTCCACAAGGGCATCCTGCTCGCCCACCATCTGGGCCGCCGGATGGATGCCGGCAGGCTCCGTCCTGAGCAGGTCAGTTTCGGAAAGCTCAACAACGTGCGGGAGGCGATCGAGATCTGCCGTACCTCGCGCACGATCCTCGGAGCCAACGGGATCTCGCTGGAGTACCCGGTGATGCGCCACGCGACGAATCTGGAGTCGGTGCTCACCTACGAGGGCACCGTGGAGATGCACCAGCTGGTGCTGGGCAAGGCGCTCACCGGCCTGGACGCCTTCCGCTAG
- a CDS encoding cell division protein SepF, whose product MGSVRKASAWLGLVEDNDERYYDDEYSEEAETGTNQPWVTDPRVQVVAEEAEDTGRRIATVTPDSFRDARGIGELFRDGVPVIVNLTAMDPTDAKRVVDFAAGLTFGLRGSIERVATRVFLLTPAHTRVVNGEAAGRPADGFFNQS is encoded by the coding sequence ATGGGATCGGTGCGCAAGGCGAGTGCCTGGCTGGGCCTCGTGGAAGACAACGACGAGCGGTACTACGACGACGAGTACTCCGAGGAGGCGGAAACCGGTACGAACCAGCCCTGGGTCACCGACCCCCGCGTGCAGGTGGTTGCCGAGGAGGCCGAGGACACCGGCCGCCGGATCGCCACCGTCACCCCGGACAGCTTCCGGGACGCGCGCGGCATCGGCGAGCTCTTCCGGGACGGGGTGCCCGTGATCGTCAACCTGACGGCCATGGACCCCACCGACGCCAAGCGCGTCGTGGACTTCGCCGCGGGACTGACCTTCGGTCTGCGCGGTTCGATCGAGCGCGTGGCGACCCGGGTGTTCCTGCTGACTCCCGCCCACACGCGGGTGGTGAACGGCGAAGCCGCCGGCCGGCCCGCCGACGGCTTCTTCAACCAGAGCTGA
- a CDS encoding DUF5685 family protein: MFGIVRPCTHRLSEGLRAEWVAHLCGLCLALRADHGQFARVVTNYDGLIVSVLTEAQAEHAPGRRRTAGPCPLRSMRKAPVARGEGARLAAAVSLVLASAKVRDHVADRDGLLKRRPVAAAARRVAAGWDRAGARTGAELGFDTAVLVDAVDRQTGIESLAGPGTSLLTVTEPTETATAAAFAHTALLAGKPRNAEPLAEAGRLFGRLAHLLDAVEDREADAASGAWNPLTATGTPLAEARRLCDEALHGVRLAMRDAEFTDGKLAHVLLVHELRRSVDRAFGSASCSHQQGAHPSGAYGPQPGNPYAPAPGGPYVPPGPPLPPEPPRNRRGLIAGCLVWAGLACTCQMCCGSFHDPWSGQEREGLCQKCDCGDCCDACDCCSNCCSCEDGCCNCDCGCDC, from the coding sequence GTGTTCGGAATCGTGAGGCCCTGCACCCATCGGCTGTCCGAAGGGCTCAGGGCGGAGTGGGTGGCCCATCTCTGCGGGCTCTGCCTCGCTCTCCGCGCGGACCACGGGCAGTTCGCCCGGGTCGTCACGAACTACGACGGTCTGATCGTCTCGGTCCTGACGGAGGCTCAGGCTGAGCATGCCCCCGGCCGGCGACGCACCGCGGGACCCTGTCCGCTCCGCTCGATGCGGAAGGCGCCGGTCGCCCGCGGCGAGGGGGCCAGACTCGCCGCCGCCGTATCGCTCGTGCTGGCGTCGGCGAAGGTCCGCGACCACGTGGCCGACCGGGACGGGCTGTTGAAGCGCCGCCCGGTCGCCGCCGCGGCGCGCCGGGTCGCGGCCGGCTGGGACAGGGCGGGCGCGCGCACCGGAGCTGAGCTGGGCTTCGACACGGCGGTCCTGGTCGATGCCGTCGACCGGCAGACCGGCATCGAGTCCCTGGCCGGCCCCGGCACCTCACTGCTGACGGTCACCGAGCCCACCGAGACGGCGACGGCCGCCGCCTTCGCGCACACCGCGCTCCTCGCGGGCAAGCCGCGGAACGCGGAGCCGCTCGCCGAGGCCGGGCGTCTCTTCGGGCGGCTCGCCCATCTGCTGGACGCCGTCGAGGACAGGGAAGCTGACGCCGCGTCGGGTGCCTGGAACCCGCTGACCGCGACCGGCACCCCGCTCGCCGAGGCCCGGCGGCTGTGCGACGAGGCGCTGCACGGAGTGCGTCTGGCGATGCGGGACGCGGAGTTCACCGACGGCAAGCTGGCGCACGTCCTGCTGGTGCACGAGCTGCGGCGCTCCGTGGACCGGGCCTTCGGCTCCGCCTCCTGTTCGCACCAGCAGGGCGCGCACCCGTCGGGGGCGTACGGTCCCCAGCCGGGTAACCCGTACGCACCGGCCCCCGGCGGCCCCTACGTCCCGCCCGGCCCGCCGCTCCCGCCCGAACCGCCGCGCAACCGGCGCGGCCTGATCGCCGGCTGCCTGGTGTGGGCGGGACTCGCCTGCACCTGCCAGATGTGCTGCGGCAGCTTCCACGACCCCTGGAGCGGACAGGAG